One region of Micromonospora ureilytica genomic DNA includes:
- a CDS encoding carbohydrate ABC transporter permease — MAVNSVLPPSTGRRQVSWGTPLTYALALAIAAVSIAPVVYVVIGGFRTTPQIVADPAGLPDPFVWDNYARVLTQSNFWQQAFNSAVIALGTTLAVVVLGMAAAFVLARYTFRGREGLYTFFTLGLLFPAGAAILPLYLMLRDLNLINSYYAVILPQVAFSLPLTIVILRPFLSAIPRELEDAAAIDGASRLGFLWRIAMPLSRPALVTVGVLAFVASWNSFLLPLLVLSDVGLHTLPLGVQNFSSQYTTDTAGVLAFTSLAMLPALLFFTLAEKQIVGGLQGAVKG, encoded by the coding sequence ATGGCCGTGAACTCCGTTCTCCCCCCGTCCACCGGGCGCCGTCAGGTCTCCTGGGGCACCCCGCTCACCTACGCGCTCGCCCTCGCGATCGCAGCCGTGTCGATCGCCCCGGTCGTCTACGTGGTCATCGGCGGTTTCCGCACCACCCCGCAGATCGTCGCCGACCCGGCCGGCCTGCCCGACCCGTTCGTCTGGGACAACTACGCCAGGGTGCTGACCCAGAGCAACTTCTGGCAACAGGCGTTCAACAGCGCGGTCATCGCCCTCGGCACCACGCTCGCCGTCGTCGTCCTCGGGATGGCCGCCGCGTTCGTGCTCGCCCGCTACACGTTCCGCGGGCGGGAAGGGCTCTACACCTTCTTCACACTCGGTCTGCTGTTTCCGGCCGGGGCGGCGATCCTGCCGCTCTACCTCATGCTGCGCGACCTGAACCTGATCAACTCCTACTACGCGGTGATCCTCCCGCAGGTCGCCTTCTCACTACCACTGACGATCGTGATCCTGCGTCCCTTCCTGTCGGCCATCCCGAGGGAGTTGGAGGACGCCGCCGCCATCGACGGGGCGAGTCGGCTCGGTTTCCTCTGGCGGATCGCGATGCCGCTGTCGCGGCCCGCGCTCGTCACTGTTGGCGTCCTGGCGTTCGTGGCGAGCTGGAACTCGTTCCTGCTGCCGCTGCTCGTCCTCAGCGACGTCGGCCTGCACACCCTGCCGCTGGGCGTGCAGAACTTCTCCAGCCAGTACACCACCGACACGGCAGGTGTACTCGCCTTCACCTCGCTGGCGATGCTGCCGGCACTGCTCTTCTTCACGCTCGCGGAAAAGCAGATCGTCGGCGGCCTGCAGGGCGCGGTCAAGGGCTGA
- a CDS encoding ImmA/IrrE family metallo-endopeptidase, with amino-acid sequence MQILRWQYTDERENADVRLHRLRRRCEQLVAELEVPEPFDIQKLCDVLGERRGRPIHLVPLRLPAQTVCGMCVPTGDFDAIFFEQDTSPLHQLLIIGHELGHLLAGHQATEVLDADASRLLLPDLDPQLVQRSLGRSNYAADEEREAEMIGSLLLRRVRGNRSDMDDAPLHGEDVELYGRLRHSLEHPHW; translated from the coding sequence ATGCAGATCCTTCGGTGGCAGTACACCGACGAGCGGGAGAACGCTGACGTGAGGTTGCACCGACTACGCAGGCGCTGCGAGCAGCTCGTCGCCGAGCTTGAGGTGCCCGAGCCCTTCGACATCCAGAAGCTGTGCGACGTCCTCGGCGAACGGCGTGGCCGGCCCATCCACCTGGTGCCGCTCAGGCTGCCGGCACAGACCGTGTGCGGGATGTGCGTGCCAACCGGCGACTTCGACGCCATCTTCTTCGAGCAGGACACTTCGCCGCTGCACCAGTTGCTGATCATCGGTCACGAGTTGGGTCACCTGCTCGCCGGCCACCAGGCGACCGAGGTGCTGGACGCGGACGCCTCCCGGCTGTTACTACCGGACCTCGACCCGCAGCTGGTCCAGCGCAGCCTCGGTCGAAGCAACTACGCCGCCGACGAAGAACGCGAAGCCGAAATGATCGGTTCGCTGCTCCTCCGGCGGGTCCGCGGCAACCGCAGCGACATGGATGACGCGCCGTTGCACGGCGAGGACGTCGAGCTGTACGGCCGACTGCGGCACTCACTCGAACATCCCCACTGGTAA
- a CDS encoding oxygenase MpaB family protein, whose protein sequence is MRARYDNLTRTRALDPERDYLAIYQTMLRHEFPWDMKLGLNLAFNRSFSVPAIAKVHTTTGELTERTQKRIDDTGLLMYEMVLNGFEQPRGRDALRRVNQIHRPYDISNDDFRYVLGCLVVVPTRWLQEYGWRPPCCHERHATYLFYRELGRRMGITDIPGSYDEFETWFDAHDAAHLQPNEDAAAIERATRMLMLTRIPRMLTPLGNALVSAMYDAPLRRATEVDTPAWPVRAGLHMALKTRSRWQRWWGTPRTTALFADGIKARSYPDGYDINKLGPHHE, encoded by the coding sequence ATGAGAGCCCGCTACGACAACCTGACCCGTACCCGTGCTCTCGACCCGGAGCGCGACTACCTGGCCATCTACCAGACCATGCTGCGCCACGAGTTTCCGTGGGACATGAAGCTCGGGCTCAACCTCGCCTTCAACAGGTCGTTCTCCGTCCCCGCCATCGCGAAGGTGCACACCACCACCGGTGAGCTGACCGAACGCACTCAGAAACGGATCGACGACACCGGCCTGCTGATGTACGAGATGGTCCTCAACGGCTTCGAACAGCCTCGGGGCCGCGACGCGTTGCGGCGCGTCAACCAGATCCACCGTCCGTACGACATCAGCAACGACGACTTCCGCTACGTCCTCGGCTGCCTGGTCGTGGTCCCCACCCGCTGGTTGCAGGAGTACGGCTGGCGCCCACCCTGCTGCCACGAACGCCACGCCACGTACCTGTTCTACCGGGAGCTCGGCCGACGGATGGGCATCACCGACATCCCCGGGTCGTACGACGAGTTCGAGACCTGGTTCGACGCGCACGACGCCGCTCACCTGCAACCCAACGAGGACGCGGCGGCCATCGAACGAGCCACCCGCATGCTGATGCTCACCCGGATCCCCCGGATGCTCACACCGCTGGGAAACGCACTGGTCAGCGCCATGTACGACGCGCCACTGCGGCGCGCAACGGAGGTCGACACGCCGGCCTGGCCGGTCCGGGCGGGTTTGCACATGGCCTTGAAGACCCGCTCGCGGTGGCAACGCTGGTGGGGAACGCCGCGGACGACGGCGTTGTTCGCCGACGGGATCAAGGCCAGGAGTTACCCCGACGGGTACGACATCAACAAACTCGGCCCGCACCACGAATAG
- a CDS encoding MAB_1171c family putative transporter yields the protein MDTVLYAVCAVAGWIALGYMVRLQRRHPSQARRAICFGLGAFAAGITVAIPPIATAIDQVSGLPNLAKVMAHAGALTISANAEIMLLHFALPPATAAARARKWIWVTACAFLVMLGLFVYTLTYDDPVLLTVEYATDPVVTAYLLIFLLLGFFAYCFDITRLCWSFAKICGRPWLRRGLRITAIGAAFALLYSTNKIGYLVAYWAGYQPAGERQIAAVLVTIGALLITIGLTMPAWGPTLKVTRRWEDYHSYRRLEPLWRDLVAAFPELELDPTLRRRPAAVRDTDYALTRRVAEIRDGRLALRPYMEISVTALAARFAEQAGLTAEERQASIEAAHLACALRRHGAGLVAANPQPADQLHRPDGGYAGEVAWLTLVTEVYARSPVVARTIAATRERTAPGAPHPTAGDARR from the coding sequence ATGGACACCGTCCTCTACGCCGTGTGCGCCGTAGCCGGCTGGATCGCCCTCGGGTACATGGTGCGACTCCAGCGCCGGCATCCCAGCCAGGCCCGCCGCGCGATCTGCTTCGGTCTCGGGGCGTTCGCCGCCGGGATCACTGTCGCCATCCCGCCCATCGCGACCGCGATCGACCAGGTATCGGGGCTGCCCAACCTGGCCAAGGTCATGGCCCATGCCGGCGCTCTGACCATCTCGGCGAACGCCGAGATCATGCTCCTGCACTTCGCGCTCCCCCCGGCGACGGCCGCCGCCCGGGCCCGCAAGTGGATCTGGGTCACCGCGTGCGCGTTTCTCGTCATGCTCGGCCTGTTCGTCTACACACTCACCTACGACGATCCGGTGCTCCTGACGGTCGAGTACGCGACCGACCCCGTCGTGACCGCGTACCTGCTGATCTTCCTGTTGCTCGGCTTCTTCGCCTACTGCTTCGACATCACGCGACTGTGCTGGAGCTTCGCGAAGATCTGCGGGCGGCCCTGGCTGCGCCGTGGCCTGCGCATCACCGCAATCGGCGCCGCCTTCGCCCTGCTCTACAGCACCAACAAGATCGGTTATCTCGTCGCCTACTGGGCCGGCTACCAACCGGCCGGCGAGCGGCAGATCGCGGCGGTCCTGGTGACCATCGGCGCTCTGCTCATCACGATCGGCCTGACCATGCCGGCGTGGGGGCCCACCCTCAAGGTCACCCGCCGGTGGGAGGACTACCACTCCTACCGACGACTCGAACCACTCTGGCGCGACCTCGTCGCGGCGTTTCCCGAACTCGAACTCGACCCCACCCTGCGCCGACGCCCGGCAGCCGTCCGCGACACCGACTACGCCCTGACCCGCCGGGTGGCCGAGATCCGCGACGGCCGCCTGGCGCTCCGCCCGTACATGGAGATCAGTGTGACGGCGCTGGCCGCACGGTTCGCCGAGCAGGCCGGGCTGACCGCCGAGGAGCGGCAGGCATCCATTGAGGCCGCCCACCTGGCCTGCGCCCTGCGTCGCCATGGCGCCGGTCTGGTGGCCGCGAACCCGCAGCCCGCCGACCAGCTGCACCGCCCGGACGGTGGCTACGCCGGTGAGGTCGCCTGGCTGACGCTCGTCACCGAGGTCTACGCCCGCTCGCCGGTGGTCGCGCGGACGATCGCCGCGACCCGAGAACGCACTGCCCCGGGCGCCCCGCATCCCACCGCTGGAGACGCCCGCCGATGA
- a CDS encoding glycoside hydrolase family 3 N-terminal domain-containing protein, with product MTEVHAVVGGPAPAQVGPEHGRPDGHDGETRLRDLLGRMTIEEKIAQLVGFWEKEDGEAVAPMQGEFGGNAKLEEFSRHGLGHLTRTYGTRPVDAAEHAAWLWKFQRDLVTGTRLGIPAIVHEECLTGLSAWKAATFPTPLAWGAAFDPELVTEMAAAIGASMRALGIHQGLSPVLDVIRDPRWGRVDECIAEDPYLVGTIGTSYVRGLQSQGVHATLKHFAGYSASRAGRNFGPVHIGRRELADVLLPPFEMAVIDGDARSVMHSYAEIDGMPVAADPTMLTGILRDQWGFDGTVVADYYGVAFLNLLHHVASDHADAAGQALAAGLDVELPTGDAYLTLRESVRAGTLDEALVDRAVLRVLRQKLDLGLLDATFSDEPPEAIDLDSPEHRSIARRLAEESVVLVANRDVLPLPAGRRVALIGPNADRQSALFGCYSFLNHVLVQHPGVETGFEVSTVLDAVRAEFGGDLVTWARGCDVDTDDRSGFDEAVTTASDADVAVLVVGDHAGLFGRGTVGEGCDRDDLELPGVQRELVESVLATGTPVVLVLLTGRPYAVGWAVSRCAAVVQAFFPGEEGAGAIAGVLSGRVNPSGRLPVTLPGSAGAQPYSYLHPTLGAGNAGTNLLATPVAAFGHGLSYTTFAYTDLTVPSTVPTDGTVGVSVRVTNTGTVAGDDVVQLYGRDLVASVTRPVAQLLGYRRVHLEPGRSVSVELTVPATRLAFSDRTFTRVVEPGDVEIWVGTSARRDTEAVTTFVGDTVPVTNASPRWTTTDIR from the coding sequence ATGACTGAGGTCCACGCGGTGGTGGGCGGGCCGGCACCGGCCCAGGTAGGCCCGGAACACGGACGACCGGACGGGCACGACGGTGAGACCCGCCTGCGCGATCTCCTCGGCCGAATGACGATCGAGGAGAAGATCGCCCAGCTCGTCGGCTTCTGGGAGAAGGAAGACGGCGAGGCGGTGGCACCGATGCAGGGGGAGTTCGGCGGGAACGCCAAGCTCGAAGAGTTCTCCCGGCACGGGCTCGGTCACCTCACCCGCACCTACGGCACCCGCCCCGTGGACGCGGCGGAACACGCGGCCTGGTTGTGGAAGTTCCAGCGCGACCTGGTCACCGGGACCCGGCTCGGCATCCCGGCGATCGTCCACGAGGAGTGCCTCACCGGGCTGTCCGCGTGGAAGGCGGCCACGTTTCCCACCCCGCTGGCCTGGGGCGCCGCGTTCGACCCCGAACTGGTCACCGAGATGGCCGCGGCGATCGGCGCCTCGATGCGGGCCCTGGGCATCCACCAGGGACTCTCTCCGGTGCTCGACGTGATCCGTGACCCCCGTTGGGGCCGGGTGGACGAGTGCATCGCCGAAGACCCGTACCTGGTCGGCACCATCGGCACGTCGTACGTGCGCGGCCTCCAGTCGCAGGGGGTGCACGCCACCCTCAAGCACTTCGCCGGTTACTCCGCCTCGCGCGCCGGGCGCAACTTCGGCCCGGTGCACATCGGCCGCCGGGAACTGGCCGACGTACTGCTCCCCCCGTTCGAGATGGCGGTCATCGACGGTGACGCCCGCAGCGTCATGCACTCGTACGCCGAGATCGACGGGATGCCCGTCGCCGCCGACCCGACCATGCTGACAGGCATCCTGCGCGACCAGTGGGGCTTCGACGGCACCGTGGTGGCCGACTACTACGGGGTCGCGTTCCTGAACCTGCTGCACCACGTGGCGAGTGACCACGCGGACGCGGCCGGGCAGGCGCTGGCCGCCGGTCTCGACGTCGAACTGCCGACCGGCGACGCCTATCTGACCCTGCGGGAGTCGGTGCGGGCGGGCACGCTCGACGAGGCTCTCGTCGACCGCGCGGTGCTGCGGGTACTGCGCCAGAAGCTGGACCTGGGTCTGCTCGACGCAACCTTCAGCGACGAGCCGCCTGAGGCGATCGACCTCGACTCGCCCGAGCACCGGTCGATCGCCCGCCGGCTCGCCGAGGAATCGGTCGTGCTGGTCGCCAACAGGGACGTGCTGCCGCTGCCGGCGGGACGACGGGTGGCCCTCATCGGCCCGAACGCCGACCGGCAGAGTGCCCTCTTCGGGTGCTACTCGTTCCTCAACCACGTCCTCGTCCAGCACCCCGGCGTGGAGACCGGCTTCGAGGTGTCCACAGTGCTCGACGCCGTGCGGGCCGAGTTCGGCGGCGATCTCGTCACCTGGGCACGCGGCTGCGACGTGGACACCGACGACCGGTCCGGCTTCGACGAGGCCGTCACCACGGCCTCCGACGCGGACGTTGCGGTCCTGGTCGTCGGCGACCACGCCGGCCTCTTCGGGCGCGGCACCGTCGGCGAAGGCTGCGACCGGGACGACCTGGAACTGCCCGGCGTCCAGCGCGAACTGGTCGAGTCGGTGCTGGCGACCGGCACACCTGTCGTCCTCGTGTTGCTCACCGGCCGGCCGTACGCGGTCGGCTGGGCGGTCTCACGCTGCGCGGCGGTGGTGCAGGCGTTCTTCCCGGGTGAGGAGGGCGCCGGGGCGATCGCGGGCGTGCTCTCCGGGCGGGTCAACCCGTCGGGCCGGCTGCCGGTCACCCTGCCCGGGTCGGCCGGCGCGCAGCCGTACTCCTACCTGCACCCCACCCTCGGCGCGGGGAACGCGGGGACCAACCTGCTGGCGACACCCGTGGCGGCGTTCGGCCACGGCCTGTCCTACACGACGTTCGCGTACACCGATCTCACAGTGCCCAGCACGGTGCCCACCGACGGGACGGTAGGGGTGAGCGTGCGGGTGACGAACACCGGCACGGTCGCCGGCGACGACGTGGTCCAGCTCTATGGTCGCGACCTGGTCGCCTCGGTGACCCGGCCGGTGGCGCAGCTGCTCGGCTATCGGCGGGTCCACCTGGAACCGGGCCGGTCCGTCTCTGTCGAGCTGACGGTGCCCGCCACCCGCCTGGCCTTCTCCGACCGCACGTTCACCCGCGTCGTGGAGCCCGGCGACGTCGAGATCTGGGTCGGCACCAGCGCGCGGCGAGACACCGAGGCGGTGACCACGTTCGTCGGTGACACCGTCCCGGTCACCAACGCCTCCCCACGCTGGACCACCACCGACATCCGCTGA
- a CDS encoding carbohydrate ABC transporter permease, with amino-acid sequence MTSANQIRMPAGGASASPAGHHKAGRDSARRADTRRKWYEIIGLTTPAVVIYVMFVLVPMGFAVYYSLFRWRGVGPPTEFVGLRNYTLAFQDPIFLDALRNNAIIVFGSLLIQGPIALGVALLLNRRFRGRAVFRLLVFVPYVLAEVTVGIMWKLLLTGDGTVDALLRSLGMGGFVQAWLADLDVVIWTLLAVLTWKYVGFAIILLLAGLSNVPDELIEAAAIDGASWWQIQRHVTIPLLGPTIRIWMFLSMIGSLQIFDMIWVTSVPAVRSLGASATMATYMVDNGFFARLWGYGNAVAVILFAISFVAALLFQRFLLRRDIQGAITGRAK; translated from the coding sequence GTGACCTCCGCCAACCAGATCCGTATGCCCGCCGGCGGCGCTTCCGCGTCGCCGGCGGGCCACCACAAGGCCGGGCGCGACTCCGCCCGCCGAGCCGACACCCGCCGCAAGTGGTACGAGATCATCGGGCTCACCACGCCGGCCGTCGTCATCTACGTGATGTTCGTGCTGGTGCCGATGGGCTTCGCGGTCTACTACAGCCTGTTCCGGTGGCGCGGTGTCGGGCCTCCCACCGAGTTCGTCGGTCTCCGGAACTACACCCTCGCCTTCCAGGATCCGATCTTCCTTGACGCGTTGCGCAACAACGCCATCATCGTGTTCGGGTCGCTGCTGATCCAGGGGCCGATCGCCCTGGGCGTCGCCCTGCTGCTCAACCGTCGCTTCCGTGGGCGGGCCGTGTTCCGCCTGCTGGTGTTCGTGCCCTATGTGCTCGCCGAGGTCACCGTCGGCATCATGTGGAAGCTGCTGCTGACCGGTGACGGCACGGTCGACGCGCTGCTGCGGTCCCTGGGAATGGGCGGCTTCGTGCAGGCCTGGCTCGCGGACCTGGATGTGGTCATCTGGACCCTGCTGGCGGTCCTCACCTGGAAGTACGTCGGCTTCGCCATCATCCTTCTCCTCGCCGGGCTGTCCAACGTGCCCGACGAGCTGATCGAGGCCGCGGCCATCGACGGTGCGAGCTGGTGGCAGATCCAACGACATGTCACGATCCCGCTGCTCGGCCCGACGATCCGGATCTGGATGTTCCTGTCCATGATCGGCTCACTGCAGATCTTCGACATGATCTGGGTGACCTCGGTGCCCGCGGTCCGGTCCCTCGGCGCATCGGCCACCATGGCGACCTACATGGTGGACAACGGGTTCTTCGCCCGGCTCTGGGGCTACGGCAACGCCGTGGCGGTCATCCTGTTCGCCATCTCCTTCGTGGCGGCGCTGCTGTTCCAGCGGTTCCTGCTTCGCCGCGACATCCAGGGCGCCATCACCGGAAGGGCGAAGTGA
- a CDS encoding LacI family DNA-binding transcriptional regulator produces the protein MVFQQRVKMSDVARTAGVSVATVSKVVNGRYGVAQATVERVQRVIHELGYEASLGAQSLRSHRTNVLGILVAEFEPFSTELLKGASQEVAGSGYQLLAYSSGDGEGAAVGWERRSLARLSGTLIDGAVIVTPTVVETEHSFHVVAVDPHTGPSDLPTVDSDNFAGAVLATNYLLSLGHRRIGHISGRTDLKSAQLREAGFRSAMADAGVPVDERLVRVGGFRIESAAGTAAELLALADRPSAIFAGNDLSAISTMTVARDMGLSVPDDLSVIGFDNVPESALVNPPLTTIMQPLQRMGAEALRLLVDLIAGVERDTHIRLPTELVIRSSCRPLD, from the coding sequence GTGGTGTTTCAGCAGCGCGTCAAGATGTCGGATGTGGCACGTACCGCCGGCGTCTCGGTTGCGACCGTATCGAAGGTTGTCAATGGGCGGTACGGCGTGGCCCAGGCAACCGTGGAGCGTGTCCAGCGAGTCATCCACGAGCTCGGCTACGAGGCGAGCCTGGGGGCGCAGAGCCTGCGCAGCCACCGCACCAACGTGCTGGGCATCCTGGTCGCCGAGTTCGAGCCGTTCTCGACCGAACTGCTCAAGGGGGCGTCCCAGGAGGTCGCGGGCAGCGGGTACCAGCTGCTGGCCTACTCCAGCGGGGACGGCGAGGGCGCCGCCGTAGGGTGGGAGCGGCGTTCACTCGCCCGTCTCTCCGGCACTCTCATCGACGGTGCCGTGATCGTCACGCCGACCGTGGTCGAGACCGAACACAGCTTCCACGTCGTGGCCGTCGACCCCCACACCGGGCCGTCCGACCTGCCCACCGTCGATTCGGACAACTTCGCCGGCGCCGTGCTGGCCACCAACTACCTGCTGTCGCTCGGCCACCGGCGGATCGGGCACATCAGCGGACGCACCGACCTGAAGTCGGCGCAGCTGCGCGAGGCCGGCTTCCGCAGTGCGATGGCCGACGCCGGCGTGCCGGTGGACGAGCGGCTCGTCCGCGTCGGCGGGTTCCGGATCGAGAGCGCCGCCGGCACGGCCGCGGAGCTTCTCGCCCTCGCCGACCGGCCGAGCGCGATCTTCGCGGGTAACGACCTCTCGGCGATCTCCACGATGACCGTGGCCCGCGACATGGGCCTCTCGGTGCCCGACGACCTGTCGGTGATCGGCTTCGACAACGTACCGGAGTCGGCGCTGGTCAACCCGCCGCTGACGACCATCATGCAACCGCTGCAGCGGATGGGCGCCGAGGCGTTACGCCTGCTCGTCGACCTGATCGCCGGCGTCGAACGCGACACCCACATCCGGCTACCCACCGAACTGGTCATCCGCTCCTCCTGCCGCCCACTCGACTGA
- a CDS encoding ABC transporter substrate-binding protein, with the protein MATKQRRSAVLALLMTGVLVVAGCSGGGEEAAPQSELYKDPVTLTWWHNASQDGPGKTYWEKVAKDFSALHSTVKIEIEAIETNQLQRTRLPAALLSSDPPDIFQAWGGGEMTEQVEADYLKDITDQTKTEVGNIGSAAEIWQVKGKQYGLPYRMGIEGIWYNKDMFAAAGIAAPPTTFEELNAAVTKLKATNVIPIAVGAGDKWPAAHWWYNMALRACSVDALKKASAEKNFDDPCFVKAGQDLKSFIDTKPFQPNFIATPGQNDPTSANGMLANGKAAMELMGDWNRGTLDTVTTDKAKLASFLGWFPVPAIAGSPGDPKAALGGGDGFSCAKNAPAECVEFLKYLVSPEVQKGYAETGTGLPVAKGAEAGVKDPALKSILDATTGASYVQLWLDTAYGSTVGNAMNDAIVAIFAGNGTPEKVVSAMKAAASK; encoded by the coding sequence ATGGCAACGAAGCAGCGTAGAAGTGCCGTCCTGGCACTGTTAATGACAGGTGTTCTCGTGGTCGCCGGGTGTAGCGGCGGCGGCGAAGAGGCGGCCCCTCAGAGCGAGCTGTACAAGGACCCGGTGACCCTGACGTGGTGGCACAACGCCTCACAGGACGGGCCCGGCAAGACCTACTGGGAGAAGGTCGCCAAGGACTTCTCCGCACTCCACTCCACCGTCAAGATCGAGATTGAGGCGATCGAGACCAACCAGCTCCAGCGCACCCGGCTCCCCGCCGCGCTGCTGAGCAGCGACCCGCCGGACATCTTCCAGGCCTGGGGCGGCGGCGAGATGACCGAGCAGGTGGAGGCCGACTACCTCAAGGACATCACCGACCAGACCAAGACCGAGGTCGGCAACATCGGCAGCGCCGCGGAGATCTGGCAGGTCAAGGGCAAGCAGTACGGCCTGCCGTACCGGATGGGCATCGAAGGCATCTGGTACAACAAGGACATGTTCGCTGCGGCGGGCATCGCGGCGCCTCCGACCACCTTCGAGGAGCTCAACGCCGCGGTCACCAAGCTCAAGGCGACGAATGTCATTCCAATCGCCGTGGGCGCCGGTGACAAGTGGCCGGCCGCGCACTGGTGGTACAACATGGCGCTGCGCGCCTGCTCGGTCGACGCCCTCAAGAAGGCCTCCGCGGAGAAGAACTTCGACGATCCGTGCTTCGTGAAGGCCGGTCAGGACCTCAAGTCCTTCATCGACACCAAGCCGTTCCAGCCCAACTTCATCGCCACGCCGGGCCAGAACGACCCGACCAGCGCCAACGGCATGCTCGCCAACGGCAAGGCCGCGATGGAGCTCATGGGTGACTGGAACCGCGGCACGCTGGACACCGTCACCACGGACAAGGCGAAGCTCGCGTCGTTCCTCGGCTGGTTCCCCGTGCCGGCGATCGCCGGTTCGCCGGGTGACCCGAAGGCGGCTCTCGGCGGTGGCGACGGGTTCTCCTGTGCCAAGAACGCCCCGGCCGAGTGCGTCGAGTTCCTCAAGTACCTCGTGAGCCCCGAGGTGCAGAAGGGCTACGCCGAGACCGGCACTGGCCTGCCTGTCGCCAAGGGCGCCGAGGCCGGCGTGAAGGATCCTGCGCTGAAGTCCATCCTGGACGCCACCACCGGGGCGAGCTACGTCCAGCTCTGGCTGGACACGGCCTACGGCAGCACGGTCGGCAACGCGATGAACGACGCGATCGTCGCCATCTTCGCCGGCAACGGGACGCCTGAGAAGGTCGTCTCGGCGATGAAGGCGGCCGCAAGCAAGTGA